A region from the Thermodesulfobacteriota bacterium genome encodes:
- a CDS encoding TRASH domain-containing protein, producing the protein MNTIKKTGGIFAALCVLLLATGAQIVQAESSMPTANRVEKPSRVCMVNNMLMASEMIPVEVDGKTYYGCCPMCAGRIKKDFSIRHATDPITGNQVDKAEAVMAFTDEKKILYFESEESYAKYKESAPDKEGEE; encoded by the coding sequence ATGAACACCATAAAGAAAACGGGCGGCATTTTCGCGGCCCTCTGCGTGTTGCTACTCGCAACGGGCGCGCAAATCGTGCAGGCGGAAAGCTCCATGCCTACGGCCAACAGGGTAGAGAAACCCTCCAGGGTATGCATGGTGAATAACATGCTCATGGCCTCGGAGATGATACCCGTGGAGGTGGACGGCAAGACCTACTACGGCTGCTGCCCCATGTGCGCGGGACGCATAAAGAAGGACTTTTCCATACGCCATGCAACGGACCCGATAACCGGCAACCAGGTGGACAAGGCCGAGGCGGTGATGGCGTTCACGGACGAGAAGAAGATCCTCTACTTCGAGTCCGAGGAGAGTTACGCGAAGTACAAGGAGTCAGCGCCAGACAAAGAGGGAGAGGAGTAA